In one Mauremys mutica isolate MM-2020 ecotype Southern chromosome 3, ASM2049712v1, whole genome shotgun sequence genomic region, the following are encoded:
- the BAG2 gene encoding BAG family molecular chaperone regulator 2 isoform X4 → MESQNNKMVEALRDAASAMEQEKETLLEMIHNIQNSQDMRHISEGEREELCLTASRLMGRTLTVEVSVETIRNPQQQEALFHATRMIDEVVNKLLDDLEGYKSHLMSLYGACTSEVPSGPIDQKFQSVVIGCAIEDQKKIKRRLETLLRNIENSEKSIMLLEHPKSTVQQLCNNEQG, encoded by the exons GGTTGAAGCCTTGCGTGATGCAGCCTCTGCTATGGAACAAGAAAAAGAAACCCTGCTAGAAATGATCCACAATATACAGAACAGCCAAGATATGAGGCACATCAGTGAAG gtGAAAGAGAAGAACTTTGCCTGACTGCCAGTCGTCTGATGGGCCGAACCCTCACTGTTGAGGTTTCTGTAGAAACAATACGAAACCCACAGCAGCAGGAAGCCCTTTTCCACGCCACAAGAATGATTGATGAAGTAGTCAATAAACTCCTTGATGATCTGGAAGGTTACAAAAGCCATTTAATGTCACTTTATGGTGCATGCACATCAGAGGTACCATCTGGACCCATTGATCAGAAATTTCAGTCTGTTGTAATTGGATGCGCTATTGAAGATCAAAAGAAAATCAAAAGGAGACTAGAGACTCTGCTTAGAAATATAGAAAACTCTGAAAAGTCAATCATGTTGTTAGAACATCCAAAATCAACTGTCCAACAGCTGTGCAACAACGAACAGGGTTAA
- the BAG2 gene encoding BAG family molecular chaperone regulator 2 isoform X3, whose amino-acid sequence MCTMSKVICLATFFELAKLRVEALRDAASAMEQEKETLLEMIHNIQNSQDMRHISEGEREELCLTASRLMGRTLTVEVSVETIRNPQQQEALFHATRMIDEVVNKLLDDLEGYKSHLMSLYGACTSEVPSGPIDQKFQSVVIGCAIEDQKKIKRRLETLLRNIENSEKSIMLLEHPKSTVQQLCNNEQG is encoded by the exons GGTTGAAGCCTTGCGTGATGCAGCCTCTGCTATGGAACAAGAAAAAGAAACCCTGCTAGAAATGATCCACAATATACAGAACAGCCAAGATATGAGGCACATCAGTGAAG gtGAAAGAGAAGAACTTTGCCTGACTGCCAGTCGTCTGATGGGCCGAACCCTCACTGTTGAGGTTTCTGTAGAAACAATACGAAACCCACAGCAGCAGGAAGCCCTTTTCCACGCCACAAGAATGATTGATGAAGTAGTCAATAAACTCCTTGATGATCTGGAAGGTTACAAAAGCCATTTAATGTCACTTTATGGTGCATGCACATCAGAGGTACCATCTGGACCCATTGATCAGAAATTTCAGTCTGTTGTAATTGGATGCGCTATTGAAGATCAAAAGAAAATCAAAAGGAGACTAGAGACTCTGCTTAGAAATATAGAAAACTCTGAAAAGTCAATCATGTTGTTAGAACATCCAAAATCAACTGTCCAACAGCTGTGCAACAACGAACAGGGTTAA